A segment of the Capnocytophaga sp. ARDL2 genome:
TACAAGTCATAATTTTACAATTCCTCCATTTTATCAATTTCAACCAGAATGGCAAAAACAAGGATGGTCTGGTTTTTTAACATTTAATATTGATTATAGAAAAGTACAAGATGAAGATATATTAAAAGTGACTATTCCAAGGATTAGACTTACTGATTATTACTCAACTATTTTTGCACCAACAACAATTTCAATAATTAAAGCAAGTCCAAATTTAATTATTGATGATAATAGTAATTTAATATTTCCTTTATCATCACATTCAAATTTGTTAGTTAGTGAATTAGATATAAAAAGGAAAAAGATTAGAAATAAAGAATGGATTGATGTTAATATACTTTGGGATGATGATTGGAATATGCATGAAGGAGAACAAGCGTTTATTTTAGTTTCTCACCATACTTTTGGAGGAAGCATAAGTGTAAATGGAAGTGTGAAGTTAGGTTGGAACTCTACAACTAAGAAACCAACAGCAGATCCGAATTTAAATGTAAGTTTTGATATGTCATTAGGTAAAAGAAGAGAGTTGAGATACAATAATAATGTGTCAAGGAGATCTCTTTTAACACATATAGTAAATGATTCAGGGGCTGGAGTGTTTGCTGAAGGGAAAGTCAAATATACTGTTAGAACAGCAGGTGCTTTAGAATATTATTTTAAACCTCATTTAACAAAAAATGTTACAGAAAGAATAATAAAATAATTAATAGAAAAGTAATAATAATAGCGTTGTTTTCGATTTTAAACTTATCGAAAACCTTTGCACAAGAGAATCATAAATTTTCTGTGAGTAATGTAACTACAAGACCTTCAACTGAAGATTTATTATTTAATGGATGGGAGTTTGAATACGATTATTCTATAACTGATAGACTTTCACTATCATTAAATATGCAATTTGATAGATTTAATAGTTTTCCAAAATATGCCAATAAAGCTGGAGCCATCAACGCTTTTCAAATTGATAGAGAAAATTTTATTAATGGTGTTGCAAAAGATTTGACATTAGGAAATCCATGGGTAAAAGGTAGCCAGAATATTTATACGGTAAATGCAAATTATTCAATCGTGAAAAATGAAAAAAGTAATTTGTATGTAACAGCAGGAGCTGGTGCCAATGTTCAAGATGTATTGGAATATGGTTTGTCGGAAATTGTCAAAGATGCTGACGGTTCTGTAAAAAGTTTTAAAGATTATACTTCGCATTATACAACTATTCTTTGGGTTGCACAAGCAGGTTTAGGGTATGAATATACTATCAAAAATAATTGGTTATTAGGAGCAAATCTTAGATATCAATTTCCTGTATCAAAAGATGAATATTTGTTTTCAATAGGAGGAATAAATTTCAATGAACTATTTAAAATAGGTGTAAAGATAGGTAAGAGATTTTAATCGAAACTATAGTAAAGCTGTTCACAACATGTATGAACAGCTTTTTTCATTAAATAAAAACATTTTCCAATTTAAACAAAAATTCCTACTTTTACATCTTTGAAATAAAACAGAGTATCTTGAAAAATCGTCATATTAAAAAACTTGCTTTCGGATTGGTAGCATTGATAGCCATCGCATGTTCTACCGAAAAAACGAGTCTTGCCAATCGCAAGTACCACGCAACTACTACCAAGTACAATATTTTGTACAATGGTGATGTGTCCTATAATCGCGGGATACAGATGATTCAGAAAAAATACAAAGACAACTTTCAAGAAATCCTTACCGTAGAGCAAATGCGTCAGGACGAAGACGCCGTAATCATTGCCGACAAGCAAGACAAAAATCCTCATTTTCAAAAAGCGGAAGAAAAAGCCATCAAAGCGACACAATTGCACTCGATGTATGTGGGTGGAAAGGAATACAATCCGCAAATCGATCAAGCCTATATGTTGTTAGGAAAATCTCGTTATCACGATTTGAGATTTTTACCAGCGATTGAGGCATTTAACTACATTATCATGAAATATCCCGACAGTGAGGTGTATTATGATGCGATTTTGTGGCGAGAAAAGACCAATCTAAAGATGAAATACAACGATTTGGCGGTGTCAAACATCAAAAAGTTGTTGAAAAACAAGGATGTAAGCAAAGAAGTAAAATCTGAGGCTTTGGCAACATTGGCTCAAGGATACATCAATTTGCAATATTTAGATTCGGCAAAAATCCCGTTGAAAGAGGCAATCGAATTGACCAACGACAACGAAAAACAAGCAAGATATACCTATATTTTAGGGCAGCTAAACGCCAAAACTGATGCAAAAGATGAGGCGTTTCAAAATTTTCAAGATGTAATCGACTTTAATCGTAAAGCACCACGAGCTTTGGTAATCAATGCACATGCAGCGAGATTTCAAAATCAAGACTTTCATACCATAGACACAGCGGCATTTACCAAAGAACATTTGTCCTTGCTCAACGATCGTGAAAATAGACCCTATGCCGATGTGATTTTTCATCAAATTGGTGCGATGAACGACAAGGCAGACAACCTAAAAGCGGCTGTAAAAAACTACAACCAATCGCTAAAAGTAGGAAAAGACAACAACTCGCTAAAATATCAGAATTATGCCAATATGGCAGCAATGTATTATCGCTATAAAAAGTTTGAAACAGCGGGAATCTACTACGATAGTACTATGTTGTATATAAATCCCAATTCAAAGGAATATCTCACGGTAAAACGCAAGAGAAACAACCTGGTTGATATTGTAAAATATGAAAAAATAGCTCGAGAAAACGACAGTTTACTGTTTTTGATAGGAATGGAAGATGCTGAAAGACGCACTTATTTGCAAGCTCAACTCGATGAAAAACGCCGTTTGGATGAAGAGAAAGAAGCAAAGGCAAAAGCGGCTTCGTCAAAAGGAAAATCCAAGGTAAATACAGCAGCTGTAGTAGTACAGAGTTCGTCTTTTTACTTTTATTCAGACAAGGCGTTGAACAAAGGAAAAGAAGACTTTAAGAAGAAATACGGAAACCGACCATTGGCAGACAATTGGCGTTGGGCAAGTCGTGTACAATCTACACAAATGGCAGAAACAACTACTACAGAACCAGCTAAAGGGACAAAAGTAGAAGATACTTACAATCCGCGAGATATGCGATACAATGCCGATTTCTTTTTGGCACAATTGCCTACGGATATCAAAGATATTCTCAAGCTAAAAGAAGAGCGAGATGATGCGTACTATCAATTGGGATTGTTGTATTCAGACAAGTTGGAAGAGTATGATGTTGCGATCAACAAATACGAAACTTTGCTTACTTTTATTCCAAAAGTAGATTTGGAACAGGCAACTTATTATCAATTGTATAAATTGTATAAAAATCGTCATCCAGAACAAGCACAACGCATTTTGGACAAAATGATGAATACTTATCCAAATTCGAAATACACCAAAATTATGGTCAATCCAAATGCGGATATTTCGGAAGATGGAAATCAAAACAACAGTTACGAATCTATCTATAAATTGTACGAAAAAGGTCATTTTGTGGAGGCGTTACAACAATTGGACGAAGCCATTCCTTTGGTATTCAACGATCAGTTGATAGGAAAATACGAATTGCTCCGAGCGATTGTAGCTGGAAAACTCTATGGATTGGAAGAGTATAAAAAATCGTTGCAACATGTAGCAACCAGTTATCCAAATACAAACGAAGGAAAAGAAGCACAACGCATATTGAGTAGCGAATTGCCAAAACTTCAGAAAATGGAGTTTAAAAACGATTTGACGCGTAACTTAAAAATGGTTTACGAAGTCCATTATCCATTGGATGCCGAGGGCAAAAAGCTAAAAGAATCTTTGGAAAGATATGCCAATGAGCGAGGACATACTGGCGTGTATTTTTCGGCAGATATTTACAGTCCAGAAAAAATGTTTTTGGTGTTGCATGGTATCCGTTCCGGTAACCTGGCAAAATCAGCACAAATCTATTTACAAGTAGAGAAGGAATACGGCATCAAACAACAGCCGCATTTGGTGAGTTCGCACGATTATGCCTTGATATTAATCAAGAAAAACTGGACGGAGTATCTCAAGAAGAGAGCGGAGTAGAGTTAAGGCTTTCTCGTATTTATTCGTGACACTATCCCCCAAAGTGTGTAAGTTAAAAAAGTTAGGCTTGAGTTTTTATAACTTGAGCCTTTCTGCAAATATAAGCATAAATTGATTAAGAATGATATCCCTATTTTGGATTGGCATACTCCATTTTTTGGTTGCCTCTCAAAGCCAAGAAAACCGATTTTTGGACGGCTTTATCCGTAGGGAATGACATCTTGTTTTTAGTGTATTTTCTAATCTTACCATTCAGATTCTCAATGAGATTAGTTGTGTATATAATTTTTCTTATTTCCAAAGGGAAATCAAAAAACACAGTCAATTCGTCCCATTTATTGTACCAAGATTTTATTGCATATCCGTATTTTGACTCCCATTTTTTAGCAAAATCCTCCAAGGCAGCTTTGGCAGCTTCCTTATTAGGAGCCGTATAAATATGCTTCATATCGGTTGTAAATTCTTTTTTATCTTTATAAACGACATATTTACAAGTATTTATAATCTGATGAACCACGCATATTTGAGTTTGTGATTGCGGAAAAACAGAGTGTAAAAACTTCACCTTCTTTAAACGACTTATAAAATTCTTTGTACTTGTTTGATGTATTGTAAACTATCTTTTTGAGCTTCTTTGTTATTGTTTGTTTTTTTTTTTTTGTAGATGTTTCCTGCTATGAGGAAAGATGTTTTCCAAGTGGATTTGTGTAAATATTCTATATCGAAGACTGTTTCATCAGTGAGTTCGTTGTTTTTTTTTGTATTGTTTTTTCTGTTTTTGTGGGAATTTCTGTGTAGGTAACTGCTGTTGCAAGTATATTTGCTGGAGGTAGACCGTATTTGTTTATATGTTCGTACCCTTTTTTGAATAGTAGATACAGCATAAATATTGAGGGAATTAATATTAAAAGTGAGACGCTTTCATTTTGTGTTGTAACTGCTAAAACAACTGTTGCTACTAATGGGGTTAACCAAATAAGTACATACACACGGTTTAAGTTTGAATCGTGTAGTCTTTTTATGATTTGTACGAGTATGAAATAAAATTGAAATATACCTACGAATCCATTGATTATAGTATATGTACTTTCTGAGATATTTGGAATATGAGATACTATGTCTATTATTGAAATAGCTATGTTTATTAAAATGCATAAAAAGAAGTCTAATCGACCGATTCTTTCATTGGCCAAAAGTAAGGGGTATTTTTTTGTTGCTACTGTTTCTGTCATAATTTATCTTTTATATGTAAAAAAACATTTTATTTATAAATTTTAATGGGGGGGGTAGAGTTAAGATTATGTTAAAAGAATGGTGAATTATGATTTTTAGTAAAACTTAAATTTATTATTTCTGCTTTTTTCTGCAGAAAGATGTAACCAATGTTTCAAAAATCAGCACTTATAATTCAAAATAAATTTCTCTTCCCTATCTTTGTAAAAAAATATGAATTAGCTTCACGCTGATTTTTTATTATATGCGTTACGCTTATTTTAGCGATTTCCGATAACTATCGGAACTAAGTGGTAAAAAAATATAAAAATAAAAACAATGAAAAACAAAACCCTATCGTTTAGCATACAAGCGATTGTTTATTTCGTGATACTTTTTGTGGTGCACTTTCTTATAGTACAGGTATTTGAACAAACTGCTTTGTGGCAGCAATCGTCGTACAGTTTGTTGCAAATCTATTTTTTCACGGCATTGACTACCTTGTTATTTACAATTTGTATCACCGTTGCCGAAAAATTTATCGCTCATCAACTCGGATTTGTCTTTCTTATATTGCTAACATTGAAATTGGTCGGACATTATTTCTTTATCAATCCTGTCTTGGAAATGGGAGACGAGCAGTTGTTTATCCGATACAATTATTTGATAATCTTTTTATTGTCAATAGGTTTTGATGCGTTTGTAGCGTACAAATTATTAAATGATAAAAAATAATAAAAAATAAAGCGATAAATGAATGAGTGTATTAAATAATTCTTTATTTTTGCACGAAATTTACGAACCGTAATATTTAGAAGGAAGATATGTTAACTCTAAAAAAATCATTTCAATTATTAGCAGCCATTCTTTTTGTTTTGACTACCTTTACAGTAAAAGCAGGTGGAGCAGAAGGAGAGGAGAGAAAAGATCCTGCATCTCAGGAGTTTGTTAGTGAGTTTATCGACCATCACTTGATGGACGATCACTACTATTCTTTTTATGGTGATGGATTTACAGGAAAACATTATGGATTTGGACTTCCAGTGATTTTGTTCGACGGAGGTTTGAAAGTGTTTATGTCTGACGAAGATTTCGTTTATAAAGGAAAAGTAAAAGAAATCGACGGGAATTACTATAAATACGACCACGGAAAAATCTACAAAACAGATGCTGAAGGTACTATTTCGTATGACGAACACCACCACCCAACAAACGAAAAACCATTTGATTTTTCAATCACTAAAAATGTATTTGGATTGCTGTTGGCTTCCGTATTGTTGTTT
Coding sequences within it:
- a CDS encoding tol-pal system YbgF family protein, whose product is MKNRHIKKLAFGLVALIAIACSTEKTSLANRKYHATTTKYNILYNGDVSYNRGIQMIQKKYKDNFQEILTVEQMRQDEDAVIIADKQDKNPHFQKAEEKAIKATQLHSMYVGGKEYNPQIDQAYMLLGKSRYHDLRFLPAIEAFNYIIMKYPDSEVYYDAILWREKTNLKMKYNDLAVSNIKKLLKNKDVSKEVKSEALATLAQGYINLQYLDSAKIPLKEAIELTNDNEKQARYTYILGQLNAKTDAKDEAFQNFQDVIDFNRKAPRALVINAHAARFQNQDFHTIDTAAFTKEHLSLLNDRENRPYADVIFHQIGAMNDKADNLKAAVKNYNQSLKVGKDNNSLKYQNYANMAAMYYRYKKFETAGIYYDSTMLYINPNSKEYLTVKRKRNNLVDIVKYEKIARENDSLLFLIGMEDAERRTYLQAQLDEKRRLDEEKEAKAKAASSKGKSKVNTAAVVVQSSSFYFYSDKALNKGKEDFKKKYGNRPLADNWRWASRVQSTQMAETTTTEPAKGTKVEDTYNPRDMRYNADFFLAQLPTDIKDILKLKEERDDAYYQLGLLYSDKLEEYDVAINKYETLLTFIPKVDLEQATYYQLYKLYKNRHPEQAQRILDKMMNTYPNSKYTKIMVNPNADISEDGNQNNSYESIYKLYEKGHFVEALQQLDEAIPLVFNDQLIGKYELLRAIVAGKLYGLEEYKKSLQHVATSYPNTNEGKEAQRILSSELPKLQKMEFKNDLTRNLKMVYEVHYPLDAEGKKLKESLERYANERGHTGVYFSADIYSPEKMFLVLHGIRSGNLAKSAQIYLQVEKEYGIKQQPHLVSSHDYALILIKKNWTEYLKKRAE
- a CDS encoding DUF805 domain-containing protein, which produces MTETVATKKYPLLLANERIGRLDFFLCILINIAISIIDIVSHIPNISESTYTIINGFVGIFQFYFILVQIIKRLHDSNLNRVYVLIWLTPLVATVVLAVTTQNESVSLLILIPSIFMLYLLFKKGYEHINKYGLPPANILATAVTYTEIPTKTEKTIQKKTTNSLMKQSSI